The DNA region CGAATCCCGCGGCCGCGCAATGGATGCCGCAAAGAGCTCTCGCTCCATCGGATCTTCCTCATCCGCCATGCAATCGCATCCTCTGGCACTGTCATGAGACACACCGTGCTGCCTGCAGCCAAGGGGGCCCGACCGCGGCAGCCAAATTCGATCACGAAAGTTCGTTCATGCACTGTCACACAACAGTTTGCGGAGATCCATTGGCCGTGTCGGTGCGTGCGGTGATAACGCCGCCATGGAATCTCTCTTCGCGCTGGTGTAGCGCAACGTCCTTGACCGACAGCGCTGGTCCACCCGAGCCGAATTACGCCTGGCGATCGTCACCTGGATCGACCGCACCTACCACCGCCGCCGACGGCAACGCGCTCGGCAGGTTCACCCCGATAGAGTTTTGAACTGCTCCACACCCCAGTCGCAACCGCGGCCTGAACATCACACCCCGCGAGTCAACTGAACCGGGGGCAGTCCCGAACCGTACTGAGGATGGCTGCCACTCCGATGACGGTGACGATCCGACACGGTAAATCTGGTTCCGCCGAGAACTCAACCGACATAGCCGAACCGCGACAAGCGGCGTCGAGCGATAGCGGTCTCATCTTCGCTGAACAGAGCTTGAAACTGCGGCTCGATAACGAGTGCCTCGACGGTGAGATCGAGTCGACCTCGTTCCCAGAGCTCAGCGAATCCATCGGACATCGCCGGCGAGGCGAGAAGCCGGCGCGCAGTGTCGTGAGGACCGTACTGCGACAACATATTCAGAAAGTAGCTGGCGTTGTAGCCGGCCTCCGCACGGCCGCGATCGTAAATGGCCTTCATCCGTCCCGAAAACTCGGCTTCCACGGTGCCGTCCGGAAGCTTGCTGTCGACGTCGATTTCATCGGAGATCTCCTCACCCGCGGCTGTTGCACTTTCGTTCTCGATGAAGCCCAAGAGTGCGTCAACTGAGGTGAACACCCTGTACTTCAGCTCTTCCAGTCGGGGGAGGTCGGCGTCATCTGGGTCGAGCTCGAGTACGGTGGGGTCTCCGAGCTCTTGCTGCAAGCCTTTGGGCCAGAAGGCTTCGGCTATAGCCAGGACGGCACCCGTCTCCGGATCCGGTATTTCTGCGTCGACCTCCGGTTCGGCATACCCACGAGCGGCGAGATCGGCGATGAGCGCACGAACCTGCTCGCCGCGGGGGTCGTCGATGACTTCGTCCGCAACCTGAAGGCGTTCGAGCACAACATCGTTGTGGGGCGCGTCCGGATTGCGTAGACGTTCCAAAAATGCGTGGGCTGAGGCCGCGAGCAGCTGACGGCGTGCGGCGAGGAAGTCCGCGTAGCGTTCCACTCTCCACAGTTCAGGATCGTTGGGTATCCATTGCGACTCGAGCACACCCGGATGTCTGGCCTCCACCTCGGGCAGATACTCGGCCGGATCGCGCATGCCTATCTTGATATTGGTGTCCTGCGTGAGGAAGCAGAAGTTCGCGAGTGCGTTGATTTCATTGCGATCGAAGCCGTGCTTGCGCAGCAGAGCCTTCGGGAAAATGTGGTGAACCTGTAGTGAAGTGAGCTTTCCCAGGAGCTCCGCGCGCAACTCCAAGCCGCTACCGAAATCTCGGGCGCCATCGACGCGTGTCAACAGGTACAGCAGCGGGTAGAACCGCGAGCCCCGCGTGGAGCCTGAGAAGTCGTCAGAGCTGATTGCCAGACGCCCACCTCGCACGCGCTCCAGTGTGGCGATAACGGCGTCCACACCGCCACGCTCGACCGCCTCGTAATCCTGCTGCAGAAAGGTCTCCGTCGATCCGCTGAAGCGTCCCCAGAGCGCAGAGTGCACGTACCAGTAGAGAACCTTGTCGCGGTGGGCACTGTCGGTGAACCCTCCGCCGTTGAGCTCGAGGAGCCTGGTGATGACGGGGGTCGCGTACCGGCCCATGAGTACCCGATCGTGGTCGAGGCCCAGGCGCCCGGAAGCAGCGTCGAGGAAGGTCCCTATGTGGTTGACCGATCTCCCGAGAGCCGACTCGAAGTCGACAGCAGAGACGTCGCTCAGCGACGAGAACAGCGCCCTGCCGGTCGCGACGGCAGTAGCGTTTCGGAGTAGCCAGTCCAGTGAGAACCGGAAACCGACCTTCTTCCATCGGTCTAGGTTGTCCCGCAATTCTTTTCGTGCATCGGGCCATTCGGCGCAGAGTTTGGCCAGTGCGAGGTCGCCCTTGGAAAGCTTGGTTCCGCCGGAGTTGACTTTGTTGAAGATGTCGACGACCTCGTCAACCGTCTTACTCGCTCCGGTGATTTTCTCAGAATTGAAGTCCCGGTTGGCGATCTGGGTGATCCGATTCAACCTGTCGATATAGACGTCGAGGGTGTCATCGTCGACGTCCGGAAAAGCGCGCAGGTACTTCGTCGGTCCCTTGCTGAAGAGCTCCGTGACATTCACCCAAGTGGGATCACCGGCCATCTTGGTCGGTGCGTAGAACTCGAAGGATTCGGTCTCCACATTGAAATGGAGCCCGGTGAAAGAGGTCTTGTCTCCTTCGAAGAAGGGGGGAGGCGTGCCGCGAATGACGCCATAGAGTGATGT from Mycobacterium sp. DL includes:
- a CDS encoding DUF262 domain-containing protein, producing MTRLSTLLDEIDSGVVLLPEFQRGYVWNRDQVRGLMRSLYRAYPVGGLLVWETTSDDITVRGAAAASGNRQLLLDGQQRVTSLYGVIRGTPPPFFEGDKTSFTGLHFNVETESFEFYAPTKMAGDPTWVNVTELFSKGPTKYLRAFPDVDDDTLDVYIDRLNRITQIANRDFNSEKITGASKTVDEVVDIFNKVNSGGTKLSKGDLALAKLCAEWPDARKELRDNLDRWKKVGFRFSLDWLLRNATAVATGRALFSSLSDVSAVDFESALGRSVNHIGTFLDAASGRLGLDHDRVLMGRYATPVITRLLELNGGGFTDSAHRDKVLYWYVHSALWGRFSGSTETFLQQDYEAVERGGVDAVIATLERVRGGRLAISSDDFSGSTRGSRFYPLLYLLTRVDGARDFGSGLELRAELLGKLTSLQVHHIFPKALLRKHGFDRNEINALANFCFLTQDTNIKIGMRDPAEYLPEVEARHPGVLESQWIPNDPELWRVERYADFLAARRQLLAASAHAFLERLRNPDAPHNDVVLERLQVADEVIDDPRGEQVRALIADLAARGYAEPEVDAEIPDPETGAVLAIAEAFWPKGLQQELGDPTVLELDPDDADLPRLEELKYRVFTSVDALLGFIENESATAAGEEISDEIDVDSKLPDGTVEAEFSGRMKAIYDRGRAEAGYNASYFLNMLSQYGPHDTARRLLASPAMSDGFAELWERGRLDLTVEALVIEPQFQALFSEDETAIARRRLSRFGYVG